CCGGCACCCGCTCGGCAGAAAGAGCCCGTGACGGCGGCCCACCGGTGACGGCCTCGATGGCAGCGTCTGCTCCCCAAACCTTCTGCGCGCTGACGGTCGACGGATTGGCCGCCCTGCTCCAAGTTCTTCGCCGCCGCGGGTACCGTCTCGTCGGTCCGACGCTGCGCGACGGAGCGATCATCTACGACGAGATCGCCTCCGCGGCCGACCTCCCTCAAGGCTGGACCGACGTTCAGGACGGCGGAACCTATCGCGTGGAGCGCCGGACGGATCAGGCGCTGTTCGGTTATCCCGTCGGCCCGCACTCCTGGAAGAAATTCCTGTTTCCGGCGGCGACGCGGCTCTGGCGCGCGCGGCGCGGGCCGGGCCGCGACGCCGGCGGCTTCGAGATCGAAGACACGCGCGAGGAAGCGCCGCGCTACGCGTTCATCGGGGTGCGCGGCTGCGATTTGCACGCGATCGCGGTGCAGGACCGGGTCTTTCTGGAGGGTCCGCACGTCGACCCGACCTACAAGGCGCTGCGTGAGGGCGCGTTCGTGGTGGCCGTGAACTGCGGCCAGGCCGGGGGTACGTGCTTTTGCCTCTCGATGAAGACCGGGCCACGGGTCACGGCGGGCTTCGACCTGGCGCTCACCGAGGTGCTCGAAGGCGGGCGTCACGAGTTTCTCGTCGAAACCGGCACGGACCGGGGCGCCGACGTGCTGCGGGATCTCGCGGCGGACGGCGCAGACCGGCCGGTCCCGCGCGAGGCCCCGCCGGACGCCGCGGAGACGATCGATCGCACGGTCGCCCGCGCCGCCGCGCAG
This bacterium DNA region includes the following protein-coding sequences:
- a CDS encoding 4Fe-4S dicluster domain-containing protein is translated as MAASAPQTFCALTVDGLAALLQVLRRRGYRLVGPTLRDGAIIYDEIASAADLPQGWTDVQDGGTYRVERRTDQALFGYPVGPHSWKKFLFPAATRLWRARRGPGRDAGGFEIEDTREEAPRYAFIGVRGCDLHAIAVQDRVFLEGPHVDPTYKALREGAFVVAVNCGQAGGTCFCLSMKTGPRVTAGFDLALTEVLEGGRHEFLVETGTDRGADVLRDLAADGADRPVPREAPPDAAETIDRTVARAAAQMGRSMDTAGIKELLYRNLEHPRWDNVAARCLTCANCTMVCPTCFCSSVEDTTDLTGDHAERWRRWDSCFTMDFSYIHGGNVRNSPKSRYRQWMTHKLASWIDQFGTSGCVGCGRCITWCPVGIDITEEVRAIRESEAPPPDGAPENAERKGARDA